The Athalia rosae chromosome 7, iyAthRosa1.1, whole genome shotgun sequence genome window below encodes:
- the LOC105689729 gene encoding solute carrier organic anion transporter family member 74D, whose translation MAGEDTQILANETVDNLTIISSPNSKLLCGPGNGVICNGVTKHNNNGLVANGKNIEIVSNGKRNPSEKNPNGTTLDFDDQDVICGWGPCTPKWLQRFASKQVFLVIFCITWVLQGMYYTYFVSVITTIEKLFQIQSKTTGIIMSATEIGQIGSSLLLTYYGGQGHRPKWIAWGMVLFAVSSFSCSMPHFIFGDQLIRQNEMLFSGVSGGNKLNASYPVPANLCKLQDHWENITTNPNKWLTTTPAAAVDSHSNSCKEEFLEERRIHSKITTIVLAIFFVSLLGVGMGQTAVYTLGIPYIDDNVANRESPLYFAITIGVRILGPALGFILGSLCTMIYADLSANPQITPSDPRWVGAWWLGLVLVSAMLMLASVAMFAFPGRLPSGKTLPKRDESTKPSLKDFPKAVKRLLKNDILMFRTASSVLHILPIAGLYTFLPKYLESQFRLPAHHANMISGVGGILVMGLGIVMSGVFILKIKPNARFVAGWIAFTAIAYALGMGTLMFVGCPMDDFAGLQLHSKKTFDTEVFRLSSFQPTCDTTCECDRNKFNPICGADGKTYFSACHAGCSNYTVENGKIASYSDCQCIGQNSTSTNNVLDTATIGYCKPECNNFWIYMILFSTFVFIHSTSEVGSMLLILRCVDPRDKAMALGLIQFAIGLFGNVPCPIVYGAVVDSACLVWDAACGERGACWLYDSNIFRMFYHGTTGGILLCAFVMDIVVWYKAGSISFSDENEEGTVEEMVNLKRSDRRQTENEYL comes from the exons ATGGCGGGCGAAGATACTCAGATACTGGCGAACGAGACGGTGGATAATCTGACGATAATATCGTCGCCGAATTCAAAACTCCTATGCGGGCCCGGTAACGGGGTCATATGCAACGGGGTCACCAAGCACAACAACAACGGACTAGtggcgaatggaaaaaatatcgaaatcgTTTCGAACGGTAAGAGGAACCcgtctgaaaaaaatccgaacggAACAACCCTCGATTTCGACGATCAGGACGTGATCTGCGGGTGGGGGCCGTGCACCCCGAAATGGCTGCAACGATTCGCTTCGAAACAGGTCTTCCTCGTCATATTCTGCATCACTTGG GTGCTTCAGGGAATGTATTACACGTATTTCGTCTCGGTGATAacgacgatcgaaaaattatttcaaatacaGTCGAAAACTACGGGTATAATAATGTCCGCCACCGAGATAGGTCAGATAGGATCCTCGCTGCTTTTGACCTACTACGGTGGTCAGGGTCACAGGCCTAAATGGATCGCGTGGGGGATGGTTTTGTTCGCCGTGAGTTCGTTCAGCTGTTCGATGCCCCATTTCATCTTCGGCGATCAACTCATCAGGCAAAACGAGATGCTATTCAGCGGCGTATCCGGTGGCAACAAATTGAACGCCAGTTATCCGGTACCCGCTAATCTCTGCAAACTTCAAGACCACTGGGAAAACATCACCACGAATCCAAACAA GTGGCTGACGACTACACCCGCAGCGGCGGTTGACTCACACTCGAACTCTTGCAAGGAAGAATTTCTCGAGGAGAGAAGAATACACAGTAAAATCACCACGATTGTACTGgcgatatttttcgtttccttgcTGGGCGTCGGAATGGGACAAACCGCGGTTTACACGTTGGGGATTCCTTACATAGACGACAACGTAGCCAACAGAGAGAGCCCCTTGTACTTTG ccaTTACGATCGGGGTGAGGATTCTCGGTCCTGCGCTCGGATTCATTCTCGGATCGTTGTGCACGATGATATACGCGGATTTGTCGGCGAATCCGCAGATCACTCCCTCGGATCCACGGTGGGTGGGCGCTTGGTGGCTCG GATTGGTTCTCGTCTCGGCGATGCTGATGCTCGCGAGTGTGGCCATGTTCGCATTTCCCGGTCGGCTACCTTCCGGCAAAACTTTGCCCAAGAGGGACGAGTCCACCAAACCTAGTTTGAAAG ATTTTCCGAAGGCGGTGAAGCGGCTGCTGAAAAATGACATTCTCATGTTCAGAACCGCCAGCAGCGTTCTTCACATCCTGCCCATCGCCGGTCTCTATACTTTTCTACCGAAATACCTCGAAAGCCAATTCCGGCTTCCGGCTCATCACGCAAACATGATCTCag GAGTCGGAGGCATTCTCGTTATGGGATTGGGAATCGTCATGAGTGGCGTTTTTATCCTCAAGATAAAACCGAACGCCAGATTCGTCGCAGGCTGGATAGCTTTTACTGCGATCGCTTATGCATTGGGAATGGGCACCCTCATGTTCGTCGGATGTCCTATGGACGATTTTGCCGGACTACAGTTACATTCCAAAAA AACCTTCGATACCGAAGTATTCAGGCTGTCCAGTTTTCAGCCGACTTGTGACACCACTTGCGAATGCGATCGTAATAAATTCAACCCAATTTGTGGCGCTGACGGGAAGACTTACTTCTCAGCCTGTCACGCCGGGTGCTCCAATTACACGGTGGAGAACGGGAAGATAGCCTCG TACTCGGACTGCCAGTGCATAGGACAGAATTCAACGTCTACGAACAATGTGCTGGACACGGCAACCATCGGCTACTGTAAGCCCGAGTGCAACAACTTTTGGATATACATGATACTTTTTTCTACGTTCGTTTTCATCCACTCTACGAGTGAAGTCGGATCGATGCTGCTGATATTGCGATGCGTAGATCCCAGGGACAAAGCGATGGCTCTGGGACTCATACAGTTCGCGATAGGTCTTTTCG GTAACGTTCCCTGTCCGATCGTTTACGGTGCAGTCGTTGACTCGGCCTGTTTGGTTTGGGACGCCGCATGCGGAGAACGAGGTGCCTGTTGGTTATACGATTCAAATATATTCAGAATGTTTTATCACG GGACAACCGGGGGCATATTGTTATGCGCTTTCGTTATGGACATCGTCGTTTGGTACAAAGCTGGCAGCATAAGTTTCAGCGATGAAAATGAGGAAGGAACTGTCGAGGAGATGGTGAATCTGAAGAGATCGGATCGACGACAAACCGAGAACGAATACCTGTAG
- the LOC105689726 gene encoding insoluble matrix shell protein 4-like: MANFTALLLTLAVFAAAAVVVQGKPRPSYNSNSNSNSMGRRDTSKDPNAVDFRNVRSDTSSSISPAYRDAEDPTTPATDAAQARDKTASDEPSPPALRHRQARLAGKAARAIINALTDELGDTAASAVATAVHRVVEAAENGTARRNYNVNSNSNLLGGVKPGDNFERGRRSRKQSQRDDAAPTEASEAARDVEYPGLGDFGLPDISDLPDFPNTPDLETPDAPFLGSDEFQTDDSLDEDDGVDPRGHGNVNFNSNTNHFLPRTRRYGRSGRPAARRGAYNINTNSNSYRRRALYDEDDDYTPVPPTPSKTRGKKNSPLGSYNSNSNTNTFRRATYNSNANSNTFSRRWHG, from the exons ATGGCTAACTTTACCGCTCTCCTCCTGACCCTCGCGGTtttcgccgccgccgccgtcgtcGTTCAG GGCAAGCCCAGGCCGTCGTACAATTCGAACTCGAATTCCAACAGCATGGGACGTCGCGACACCTCCAAGGACCCCAACGCGGTTGATTTCAGGAACGTGCGCAGCGacaccagcagcagcatcagcccA GCGTATCGGGACGCGGAGGATCCCACCACCCCGGCAACGGACGCGGCTCAGGCCCGCGACAAAACCGCGTCCGACGAACCGAGTCCTCCGGCTCTTCGTCACAGACAAGCGCGTTTGGCTGGAAAAGCGGCGAGGGCCATAATCAACGCCCTTACCGACGAACTCGGTGACACGGCGGCGTCGGCGGTGGCAACCGCCGTTCACCGCGTCGTGGAAGCTGCGGAAAATGGCACGGCAAGGAGGAATTACAACGTGAACAGCAATTCGAATTTGCTTGGGGGAGTGAAACCGGGTGACAATTTCGAGAGGGGACGCAGATCGAGGAAACAGTCGCAGCGCGACGACGCCGCGCCAACGGAGGCCAGCG AGGCGGCGCGCGACGTCGAGTACCCCGGGCTCGGCGACTTCGGCTTACCGGACATATCGGACCTGCCGGATTTCCCGAACACACCGGATCTGGAGACACCCGACGCGCCCTTCCTGGGTAGCGACGAGTTCCAGACGGACGACAGTTTGGACGAGGACGACGGGGTGGACCCGAGGGGCCACGGGAACGTCAACTTCAATTCGAACACCAATCATTTCCTGCCGAGAACACGGAGATACGGGAGATCCGGACGACCGGCCGCTCGTCGCGGGGCCTACAACATCAACACGAATTCGAACAGCTACAGAAGACGAGCGCTctacgacgaggacgacgattACACCCCGGTACCACCGACGCCTTCGAAAACGcgcgggaagaaaaattcacccctGGGAAGTTACAACTCCAATTCTAACACCAATACTTTTCGCAGAGCCACTTACAACTCGAACGCCAATTCGAACACCTTCTCGCGCAGGTGGCACGGATAG
- the LOC105689727 gene encoding uncharacterized protein LOC105689727 translates to MKFLPQLLNLLAAAAALEMLPDTFIQNHNVNIILNVDAKEIANELWKVMESHLNRTGGEPKTRRLLEKSAVNELELLVRRYVQPSRRLSPLAEYELAQNFEKIVEKTAPPTLGRVEDVVDDMMWVTKNLIEEKKRPVDKKRPTANPDAVKSFAHIMQHMMRSLKSIEKGVKEFAELVNKTDARSTNRENRRGLEGDDCDMDAK, encoded by the exons ATGAAGTTTCTACCCCAACTGCTGAACCTCCTCGCCGCGGCCGCGGCTCTGGAAATG CTACCCGACACTTTCATACAAAATCACAACGTCAACATAATACTGAACGTCGACGCGAAGGAGATAGCGAACGAATTGTGGAAGGTGATGGAATCCCACCTCAACCGGACGGGGGGTGAACCGAAAACGAGGAGGCTGCTCGAAAAAAGCGCGGTGAACGAACTGGAGCTATTGGTCAGGAGATACGTTCAGCCGTCCAGAAGACTGAGCCCCCTAGCCGAATACGAACTCGCGcagaatttcgagaaaattgttgaaaaaacggCACCCCCCACGCTCGGACGAGTCGAGGACGTCGTCGACGACATGATGTGggtgacgaaaaatttgatcgagGAGAAAAAGCGGCCGGTAGACAAGAAG AGACCTACGGCTAACCCGGACGCGGTTAAAAGTTTCGCTCACATAATGCAGCACATGATGAGGAgtttgaaatcgatcgaaaaggGCGTCAAAGAGTTCGCGGAATTGGTCAACAAGACCGACGCTAGATCGACGAATCGCGAGAACCGTCGCGGACTCGAAGGAGACGATTGCGATATGGACGCGAAG TGA